Proteins from one Camelina sativa cultivar DH55 chromosome 8, Cs, whole genome shotgun sequence genomic window:
- the LOC104707027 gene encoding 60S ribosomal protein L9-1, producing the protein MKTILSSETMDIPDSVTIKVHAKVIEVEGPRGKLVRDFKHLNLDFQLIKDPETGKKKLKIDSWFGSRKTSASIRTALSHVDNLISGVTRGFRYKMRFVYAHFPINASIGGDGKSIEIRNFLGEKKVRKVDMLDGVTIVRSEKVKDEIVLDGNDIELVSRSCALINQKCHVKKKDIRKFLDGIYVSEKSKIVEEE; encoded by the exons ATGAAGACGATTCTATCTTCCGAGACAATGGACATCCCCGACAGCGTAACCATCAAGGTTCACGCTAAAGTCATCGAAGTCGAAGGACCTAGAGGCAAACTTGTTCGTGATTTCAAGCATCTCAACCTCGATTTCCAGCTGATTAAGGACCCCGAGACcgggaagaagaagctcaagatcGATTCGTGGTTCGGATCACGCAAAACCAGTGCATCCATTAGAACCGCTCTTAGCCATGTTGATAATCTCATCTCCGGTGTTACCAGAGGGTTCCGGTACAAGATGAGGTTTGTGTACGCTCATTTCCCCATCAATGCTTCTATTGGTGGTGATGGCAAGTCTATTGAGATCCGTAACTTCCTTGGCGAGAAAaag GTGAGGAAGGTAGATATGTTGGATGGTGTAACCATTGTTCGATCTGAGAAGGTTAAGGATGAGATTGTTCTTGATGGTAACGATATCGAGCTCGTCTCAAGGTCATGTGCTTTGATCAACCAG AAATGTcacgttaagaagaaggatatcAGGAAGTTTCTTGACGGTATCTATGTCAGCGAGAAAAGCAAGATTGTCGAAGAGGAATAG